Proteins encoded by one window of Myxococcales bacterium:
- a CDS encoding DUF4395 family protein, protein MQRRADPYRDLAVIDSRAPRTNQTIVAIVASIAVATGAWPLLGLLALQLAIAVRFGRRYCLPCRLYFDVLQPRLGEGPLEDSRAPRFANIIGAGVLAIATGAYAVGLPTVGAALGLTVVALATVAATTGLCVGCELYKISARLRGVRGGAIDRVDLAGLGADPGATDVVVMFTHPLCGDCQRVRAELAASGKPVVSVDVSRRRDLAKKYGVTLVPLAVAVDPFGVVTARLH, encoded by the coding sequence ATGCAGCGCCGCGCCGACCCGTACCGCGACCTCGCCGTGATCGACAGCCGCGCGCCGCGGACCAACCAGACCATCGTCGCGATCGTCGCGTCGATCGCCGTCGCGACCGGCGCGTGGCCGCTGCTGGGGCTCCTCGCGCTGCAGCTCGCGATCGCCGTGCGGTTCGGGCGCCGCTACTGCCTGCCGTGTCGGCTGTACTTCGACGTGCTGCAGCCGCGCCTCGGCGAGGGGCCCCTCGAAGATTCACGCGCGCCGCGGTTCGCCAACATCATCGGCGCCGGCGTGCTGGCGATCGCGACCGGCGCCTACGCCGTCGGGCTGCCCACGGTCGGCGCGGCGCTGGGCCTGACGGTCGTGGCGCTGGCGACGGTGGCGGCGACCACCGGCCTGTGCGTCGGCTGCGAGCTGTACAAGATCAGCGCGCGCCTGCGCGGCGTGCGCGGGGGCGCGATCGATCGGGTCGATCTCGCCGGCCTCGGCGCGGACCCGGGCGCGACCGACGTGGTCGTCATGTTCACGCACCCGCTGTGCGGCGACTGCCAGCGCGTCCGTGCCGAGCTGGCCGCGAGCGGTAAGCCGGTGGTCTCGGTCGACGTGTCGCGCCGGCGCGACCTGGCCAAGAAGTACGGCGTGACCCTGGTCCCGCTGGCGGTCGCGGTCGATCCGTTCGGCGTGGTCACCGCCCGGCTGCACTGA